A stretch of Amycolatopsis balhimycina FH 1894 DNA encodes these proteins:
- a CDS encoding carboxymuconolactone decarboxylase family protein: MEARLNMFENEITGKFVKRLIAASRPVEESSLPKATQELVKIRASQINGCGMCLDMHTKDAAAAGETAVRLAMVAAWREAVVFTEAERAALALTEEGTRLADAHEGVGDETWAAVRKHYDDEQIGALIALIATINAWNRLNVIVRNPAGEYQPGMFG, from the coding sequence ATGGAAGCGCGGCTGAACATGTTCGAGAACGAGATCACCGGCAAGTTCGTCAAGCGCCTGATCGCGGCGTCGCGGCCGGTGGAGGAGTCGTCGCTGCCCAAGGCGACGCAGGAGCTGGTGAAGATCCGCGCGAGCCAGATCAACGGCTGCGGGATGTGCCTCGACATGCACACGAAGGACGCGGCGGCGGCCGGCGAGACGGCGGTCCGCCTGGCGATGGTGGCGGCGTGGCGCGAAGCGGTGGTGTTCACCGAAGCGGAGCGCGCGGCCCTGGCGCTGACGGAGGAGGGCACGCGGCTGGCGGACGCCCACGAAGGTGTCGGCGACGAGACGTGGGCGGCGGTCCGCAAGCACTACGACGACGAGCAGATCGGCGCGCTGATCGCGCTGATCGCGACGATCAACGCGTGGAACCGGCTGAACGTGATCGTCCGCAACCCGGCCGGGGAGTACCAGCCGGGCATGTTCGGCTGA
- a CDS encoding DUF2382 domain-containing protein yields the protein MAKTMQPQELIDSAVVDPAGNKLGKVGNVYLADATRRPEWITVKTGLFGTKESFVPLSGAHTDKDGVHVRVDKDRVSDAPRIDADGHLSPEESEQLYHHYGLPVPRTSPDGRLGQAAKSGRSEMDGKSMIRSEERLNVGTEQIETGHVRLRKYVVTEEQQLTVPVRHEEVRVEREPITRGERGAEIGEAEQDVVLHAEKPVVRKETVPVERVRLRTETVSEEQTVSGKVRKEQFEVTDDEGKRRR from the coding sequence ATGGCCAAGACCATGCAGCCCCAGGAACTCATCGACAGCGCCGTGGTCGACCCGGCCGGCAACAAGCTCGGGAAGGTCGGCAACGTCTACCTCGCCGACGCGACCCGCCGCCCGGAGTGGATCACCGTCAAGACCGGCCTGTTCGGCACCAAGGAAAGCTTCGTCCCGCTCTCCGGCGCACACACGGACAAGGACGGCGTCCACGTCCGGGTCGACAAGGACCGCGTCTCCGACGCGCCCCGCATCGACGCCGACGGGCACCTTTCGCCCGAGGAGAGCGAGCAGCTCTACCACCACTACGGCCTGCCGGTCCCGCGCACGTCGCCCGACGGGCGCCTGGGCCAGGCTGCCAAGAGCGGCCGGTCCGAAATGGACGGCAAGAGCATGATCCGCTCCGAGGAGCGGCTGAACGTCGGCACCGAGCAGATCGAGACCGGGCACGTGCGGCTGCGCAAGTACGTCGTCACCGAAGAACAGCAGCTCACCGTCCCGGTCCGGCACGAAGAGGTCCGCGTCGAACGGGAGCCGATCACCCGCGGCGAACGCGGCGCCGAGATCGGCGAGGCCGAACAGGACGTCGTGCTGCACGCCGAAAAGCCCGTGGTGCGCAAGGAAACCGTGCCGGTCGAGCGGGTGCGCCTGCGGACCGAGACGGTCAGCGAGGAGCAGACCGTGTCCGGCAAGGTCCGCAAGGAGCAGTTCGAGGTCACCGACGACGAAGGCAAGCGCCGCCGGTAA
- a CDS encoding acyl-CoA dehydrogenase has product MDVPEVPSKVDPDALTAVLDGRWAELRRAVRAQMAGAEFRDPVDLGIEAHRAQVLDQLRALAETDRPGLGFDPAYGGGGDVGGSVTSFEMLGYGDLSLMVKAGVQWGLFGGAVQLLGTARHHERYLRAIMDLGLLGCFAMTEHGHGSDVQHLRTTATFVDGGFVVHTPDAMAKKEYIGNAARDGRMAVVFAQLVTGPESRGVHAFLVPIRGEDGAPMPGVSIEDCGPKAGLNGVDNGRLSFDDVRVPREALLNRFGDVAEDGTYSSPIENDSRRFFTMLGTLIRGRVSVAGSAGSATKRALTLAIRYGEVRRQFAKPDGAEVVVLDYLAHQRKLLPALAKTYALHFAQEELVSKLHDIDSSAPEEEQRELESRAAGVKALATWHATAAIQTAREACGGAGYLSENLLPGLKADTDVFTTFEGDNTVLLQLVAKGLLTSYKQDFEDLSPLATARFFTDQVVNTILERTSVRKAVELLTEASDTDAFFRRDWQLRLFEDREDHVVEGVAKRLRKAASDPFGVFNSAQDHVLRAGRVHVERLVLEAFASAIERCEDPDARALLERVCDLYALSAIEEDLAWFLGHGRLTASRAKAVTSAVNRLCSELRPHARTLVDAFAIPDQFLAAPMLRS; this is encoded by the coding sequence GTGGACGTCCCCGAAGTGCCCTCGAAGGTGGATCCGGACGCGCTGACCGCCGTCCTCGACGGCCGCTGGGCCGAGCTGCGCCGCGCGGTGCGGGCGCAGATGGCCGGCGCCGAGTTCCGGGACCCGGTCGACCTCGGCATCGAGGCGCACCGCGCCCAGGTGCTCGACCAGCTGCGCGCGCTCGCCGAGACCGACCGGCCCGGCCTGGGCTTCGACCCGGCGTACGGCGGCGGTGGCGACGTCGGCGGCTCGGTGACGTCGTTCGAGATGCTCGGCTACGGCGACCTGTCGCTGATGGTGAAGGCCGGCGTCCAGTGGGGCCTGTTCGGGGGCGCCGTCCAGCTGCTCGGGACCGCCCGCCACCACGAGCGGTACCTGCGCGCGATCATGGACCTCGGCCTGCTGGGCTGCTTCGCGATGACCGAGCACGGCCACGGGTCCGACGTCCAGCACCTGCGCACCACGGCGACCTTCGTGGACGGCGGTTTCGTCGTGCACACGCCGGATGCCATGGCGAAGAAGGAATACATCGGCAACGCGGCCCGTGACGGCCGCATGGCGGTGGTCTTCGCGCAGCTGGTCACGGGCCCGGAATCGCGGGGCGTGCACGCGTTTCTCGTCCCGATCCGGGGCGAGGACGGCGCGCCGATGCCCGGTGTGTCCATTGAGGACTGCGGGCCGAAGGCCGGTCTCAACGGCGTCGACAACGGACGGCTGAGCTTCGACGACGTCCGTGTCCCGCGTGAGGCCCTGCTGAACCGCTTCGGCGACGTCGCCGAGGACGGGACGTACTCGAGCCCGATCGAAAACGACAGCCGCCGGTTCTTCACGATGCTGGGCACGCTGATCCGCGGCCGGGTGAGTGTCGCGGGCAGCGCGGGCAGCGCCACGAAACGCGCGCTGACGCTGGCGATCCGGTACGGCGAGGTCCGCCGCCAGTTCGCGAAGCCGGACGGCGCCGAGGTCGTCGTCCTCGACTACCTCGCTCACCAGCGGAAACTCCTGCCGGCGCTGGCGAAGACGTACGCCCTGCACTTCGCGCAGGAAGAGCTGGTCTCGAAGCTGCACGACATCGACTCGTCGGCCCCCGAGGAGGAGCAGCGCGAGCTGGAGTCGCGCGCCGCCGGGGTGAAGGCGCTCGCGACGTGGCACGCGACGGCGGCGATCCAGACAGCGCGCGAGGCGTGCGGCGGCGCGGGCTACCTGTCGGAGAACCTGCTGCCGGGGCTGAAGGCCGACACCGACGTCTTCACGACGTTCGAAGGCGACAACACGGTGCTGCTGCAACTGGTCGCGAAGGGGCTGCTGACCAGCTACAAGCAGGATTTCGAGGACCTCTCGCCACTGGCGACGGCCCGGTTCTTCACCGACCAGGTGGTCAACACGATCCTGGAGCGGACCTCGGTGCGCAAGGCCGTCGAGCTGCTCACCGAAGCGTCCGACACCGACGCGTTCTTCCGCCGAGATTGGCAGCTGCGCCTGTTCGAGGACCGCGAGGACCACGTCGTCGAAGGCGTGGCGAAGCGCCTCCGGAAGGCGGCTTCGGACCCGTTCGGTGTGTTCAACTCGGCGCAGGACCACGTCCTGCGCGCCGGCCGCGTCCACGTCGAGCGGCTCGTGCTGGAAGCGTTCGCGTCGGCCATCGAGCGTTGCGAAGACCCGGACGCCCGCGCGCTGCTCGAGCGCGTCTGCGACTTGTACGCGTTGTCGGCGATCGAAGAGGACCTGGCGTGGTTCCTGGGCCACGGCCGCCTGACGGCGTCGCGCGCGAAGGCCGTCACGTCGGCGGTGAACCGGCTGTGCTCGGAGCTGCGCCCGCACGCGCGCACGCTGGTGGACGCGTTCGCCATCCCGGACCAGTTCCTGGCGGCGCCGATGCTGCGTTCCTGA
- a CDS encoding glycosyl hydrolase family 28 protein, with the protein MDGRFTRRQLIKGGLAVAALPLLPAVASAAPRIDVPVLPWPAANDIVANTTVPTFPDQTFPITGYGAKNDGKTDNTAAIKQAIDACAAAGGGHVVVPSGGSFLTGAIYLKSNVDLHLEAGAVLKFSGDASKFPNVLTRYEGIECVNHSPMIYAYKEKNIGLTGSGTLDAAATSSWNKGSDRAYLESLVAKGTPPEKRVVPGSGHTMRSAFVEPYACENVLIQGITLKNSMFWQLHPTLCRNVTVDGVSTDPSTAHSNTDGCDPESCDHVVIANCTLGAHDDNIAIKSGRDADGRRVNVPCQNLVVVNCVMNGNWGAITCGSEQTGGIRNVYAYKLTVKGDTKFALYVKSNTLRGGFSENINLDSISGTFARNFVYVTSTYNSQTGSYTPSFGPFTISNCSSTKIAGKTFDVSGLSKAHVHGFAVANSTFKGVSDTSNTLKYVDNARFTNVTVNGKPL; encoded by the coding sequence ATGGACGGCAGGTTCACCCGGCGGCAGCTGATCAAGGGCGGGCTCGCGGTGGCGGCGTTGCCGCTGCTCCCGGCCGTCGCCTCGGCGGCACCGCGCATCGACGTCCCCGTGCTCCCGTGGCCGGCGGCGAACGACATCGTCGCGAACACGACGGTCCCCACGTTCCCCGACCAGACCTTCCCGATCACCGGCTACGGCGCGAAGAACGACGGCAAGACCGACAACACCGCGGCGATCAAGCAGGCGATCGACGCCTGCGCCGCGGCCGGCGGCGGGCACGTCGTCGTGCCGTCCGGTGGGAGTTTCCTCACCGGCGCCATCTACCTCAAGAGCAACGTCGACCTGCACCTCGAAGCCGGCGCGGTGCTGAAGTTCAGCGGCGACGCGTCGAAGTTCCCGAACGTCCTGACGCGCTATGAAGGCATCGAGTGCGTCAACCACTCGCCGATGATCTACGCGTACAAGGAGAAGAACATCGGCCTGACCGGCAGCGGGACGCTCGACGCGGCGGCGACGTCGTCGTGGAACAAGGGCAGCGACCGCGCCTACCTGGAATCGCTGGTGGCCAAGGGAACCCCGCCGGAGAAGCGGGTGGTGCCGGGCTCCGGGCACACCATGCGCTCGGCGTTCGTCGAGCCGTACGCCTGCGAAAACGTGCTGATCCAGGGCATCACGCTGAAGAACTCCATGTTCTGGCAGCTGCACCCGACGCTGTGCCGCAACGTCACGGTCGACGGCGTCAGCACCGATCCCAGCACCGCGCACAGCAACACCGACGGCTGCGACCCGGAGTCGTGCGACCACGTCGTCATCGCGAACTGCACTTTGGGTGCCCACGACGACAACATCGCCATCAAGTCCGGCCGGGACGCCGACGGGCGCCGGGTCAACGTCCCGTGCCAGAACCTCGTCGTCGTCAACTGCGTGATGAACGGCAACTGGGGTGCGATCACTTGCGGCAGCGAGCAGACCGGCGGGATCCGCAACGTCTACGCGTACAAGCTCACTGTGAAGGGTGACACGAAGTTCGCGCTGTACGTAAAGTCGAACACGCTGCGTGGCGGGTTCTCCGAGAACATCAACCTCGACAGCATTTCCGGCACCTTCGCTCGGAACTTCGTGTATGTGACATCGACCTACAACAGCCAGACCGGGAGCTACACCCCGTCGTTCGGCCCGTTCACGATCAGCAACTGTTCCAGCACCAAGATCGCGGGCAAGACGTTCGACGTCAGCGGGCTTTCGAAGGCCCATGTGCACGGATTCGCCGTGGCGAATTCCACCTTCAAGGGTGTGTCCGACACCTCCAACACGCTGAAATACGTGGACAACGCCCGGTTCACGAACGTGACGGTCAACGGCAAGCCGCTCTGA
- a CDS encoding thioredoxin domain-containing protein yields MNRLASATSPYLLQHADNPVEWWQWGADALAEARRRNVPILLSVGYAACHWCHVMAHESFEDADTAAAMNANFVNIKVDREERPDIDAVYMAATQAMTGQGGWPMTCFLTPDGEPFHCGTYYPPSPRPGMPSFRQLLSAVAEAWQERPDELLDGAKQIVAHLAEQTGPLQESVVDEAVLAGAVGKLQQEADPVNGGFGRAPKFPPSMVLEFLLRHHERTGSSVALSLVDKTAEAMARGGLYDQLAGGFARYSVDAEWIVPHFEKMLYDNALLLRFYAHLWRRTGSATAWRVATGTAEFLASELRTPEGGFASSLDADTDGVEGLTYVWTPSQLREVLGDDAPAAAELFGVTSEGTFEDGASTLRLFGDLPEPTRVKLLEARAKRPQPGRDDKVIASWNGLAITALAEAGVALDRPQWIEWAAAAAELLVRVHVVDGRLRRSSRDGVVGESAGVLEDYACVADGFLALHQAAGSARWLAEATRLLDLALAHFASPDVPGAYFDTADDAETLVQRPADPGDNASPAGASALAGALLTASALAGHADSARYREAAEQALRRAGVLAGRVPRFAGHWLSVAEAVQAGPVQVAVVGSDVSLRLAAARGVHGGGIVVAGEPDAPGVPLLADRPLVDGAAAAYVCRGYVCDRPVTTAEALTAQL; encoded by the coding sequence ATGAACCGCCTCGCCAGCGCGACCAGCCCGTACCTGCTCCAGCACGCGGACAACCCGGTCGAGTGGTGGCAGTGGGGTGCCGACGCGCTCGCCGAGGCGCGGCGGCGGAACGTGCCGATCCTGCTTTCCGTGGGCTACGCCGCGTGCCACTGGTGTCACGTCATGGCGCACGAGTCGTTCGAGGACGCCGACACCGCGGCCGCGATGAACGCGAACTTCGTCAACATCAAGGTCGACCGCGAAGAGCGGCCCGACATCGACGCCGTGTACATGGCCGCCACCCAGGCGATGACCGGGCAGGGCGGCTGGCCGATGACGTGCTTCCTGACCCCGGACGGCGAGCCGTTCCACTGCGGCACCTACTACCCGCCGTCGCCACGGCCGGGCATGCCGTCGTTCCGGCAGCTCCTGTCCGCTGTCGCCGAAGCCTGGCAGGAGCGGCCGGACGAGCTGCTGGACGGCGCCAAGCAGATCGTCGCGCACCTCGCCGAGCAGACCGGGCCGCTCCAGGAGTCCGTTGTGGACGAAGCGGTGCTCGCCGGCGCGGTCGGGAAGCTCCAGCAGGAGGCGGACCCGGTCAACGGCGGGTTCGGCCGTGCCCCGAAGTTCCCGCCGTCGATGGTGCTGGAGTTCCTGCTGCGCCACCACGAGCGGACGGGTTCTTCGGTGGCACTGTCCCTTGTCGACAAGACGGCCGAGGCGATGGCCCGCGGTGGCCTGTACGACCAGCTGGCCGGCGGTTTCGCGCGCTATTCCGTGGACGCCGAATGGATCGTGCCGCACTTCGAGAAGATGCTGTACGACAACGCGTTGCTGCTGCGCTTTTACGCGCACCTCTGGCGCCGGACCGGCTCGGCCACGGCGTGGCGCGTCGCCACGGGGACGGCGGAGTTCCTCGCTTCGGAATTGCGGACGCCCGAAGGCGGATTCGCGTCTTCGCTGGACGCGGACACCGACGGCGTCGAAGGCCTGACGTACGTCTGGACGCCGTCGCAGCTGCGTGAGGTGCTCGGTGACGACGCCCCGGCCGCGGCCGAGCTGTTCGGTGTCACTTCCGAGGGGACCTTCGAGGACGGCGCCTCCACGTTGCGCCTGTTCGGCGACCTGCCCGAACCGACGCGCGTCAAGCTCCTGGAGGCGCGCGCGAAGCGGCCGCAGCCGGGCCGGGACGACAAGGTGATCGCGTCCTGGAACGGCCTGGCGATCACGGCGCTGGCCGAGGCGGGCGTCGCGCTTGATCGTCCACAGTGGATCGAATGGGCGGCCGCCGCGGCCGAGTTGCTGGTGCGCGTCCACGTGGTGGATGGCCGGCTGCGGCGCAGCTCGCGCGACGGCGTCGTCGGCGAATCCGCCGGCGTGCTGGAGGACTATGCCTGCGTCGCCGACGGGTTCCTGGCCCTGCACCAGGCGGCCGGGTCCGCGCGGTGGCTCGCCGAGGCGACCCGCCTGCTCGACCTGGCGCTGGCGCACTTCGCGTCCCCGGACGTCCCGGGTGCGTACTTCGACACCGCCGACGACGCCGAGACTCTGGTCCAGCGCCCGGCCGACCCGGGCGACAACGCGAGCCCGGCGGGGGCGTCCGCGCTGGCCGGGGCGCTGCTGACGGCGTCCGCGCTCGCGGGCCACGCCGACTCGGCCCGGTACCGGGAGGCGGCCGAGCAGGCGTTGCGCCGGGCCGGCGTGCTGGCCGGGCGGGTGCCGCGGTTCGCCGGGCACTGGCTGTCGGTCGCGGAGGCCGTGCAGGCCGGCCCGGTGCAGGTCGCGGTGGTGGGCTCGGACGTCTCGCTGCGGCTGGCCGCGGCGCGCGGCGTGCACGGCGGCGGCATCGTGGTCGCCGGCGAGCCGGACGCCCCCGGTGTCCCGCTGCTGGCCGACCGCCCCCTGGTCGACGGCGCCGCGGCGGCGTACGTCTGCCGCGGCTACGTCTGCGATCGCCCGGTCACCACGGCCGAGGCCCTTACCGCACAGCTCTGA